One part of the Oceanispirochaeta sp. M1 genome encodes these proteins:
- a CDS encoding citrate lyase subunit alpha has translation MKEWVKLEQAIQNSGLKEGDRISFHHHLRMGDRIVTLILPILSKMNYKNLTLSASSLLGPACEAVLTGIKMGTIAQLETTGLKPPLSTFLEKGDLGIPVIFRSHGGRARSISSGESPVNLAFLAVSAADRSGNGNGTQGPNRFGSLGYGLVDARWAEQVILLTDTILEEGLKQISIPSEQVDQMVLIPQIGVRKEITGGSLRTTVKPLESLIALKALEVLIAGGMIKEGFNFQAGSGGISLKLSSLVAQYMRENHIQGGFASGGVTASLVKLLQEGLFQTLYDVQSFDDEASFSLGQDNQHIEMSASRYANPDYKDCIAHQLDIMILSATEVDCNFNVNSLTGSDGRFIGALGGAPDTGEGSKITMVVLPSFRARIPSIREKVHTVCTEGKYIDLIVTERGFSVNPKNKDLMEILENQGLHSVPIKSLMNRIYEITGVPQYPKLTSQKIAVVEDRHGKILDTIFKSDCF, from the coding sequence GTGAAAGAATGGGTGAAACTGGAACAGGCTATTCAAAATTCAGGATTGAAAGAAGGAGACCGCATCAGCTTTCATCACCATCTTCGTATGGGAGACAGAATTGTAACTCTTATTCTGCCTATTCTGAGCAAAATGAATTATAAAAATCTTACCCTCAGTGCTTCTTCATTATTGGGCCCTGCCTGTGAAGCTGTTCTCACAGGGATAAAGATGGGGACAATAGCGCAGCTTGAAACAACTGGATTAAAACCTCCATTATCTACTTTTTTGGAGAAAGGAGATTTGGGAATCCCTGTGATTTTTAGAAGTCATGGCGGGAGGGCCAGATCCATAAGCAGTGGAGAAAGTCCTGTAAATTTGGCTTTTTTGGCAGTTTCAGCAGCTGACAGATCGGGTAATGGAAATGGTACTCAGGGACCAAACCGATTCGGATCTCTTGGATATGGTCTTGTGGATGCCCGATGGGCGGAACAGGTTATTCTTCTTACTGATACTATTCTCGAAGAGGGATTGAAGCAGATAAGCATCCCGTCAGAGCAAGTTGATCAGATGGTGCTAATTCCTCAGATAGGAGTTCGAAAGGAGATCACAGGTGGATCTCTGCGGACAACTGTTAAGCCCCTTGAATCTCTGATAGCTCTTAAGGCTCTTGAGGTTCTTATAGCTGGTGGAATGATAAAAGAGGGATTTAATTTCCAGGCGGGAAGCGGAGGTATCAGCCTGAAGTTGTCATCTCTGGTGGCTCAGTATATGAGAGAAAATCATATACAGGGAGGATTTGCTTCCGGGGGTGTAACAGCATCTCTTGTCAAACTGCTGCAGGAGGGATTATTTCAGACTCTCTATGATGTACAGAGTTTTGATGATGAGGCTTCCTTTTCGCTGGGACAGGATAATCAGCATATTGAGATGTCTGCTTCCCGCTATGCCAATCCGGATTACAAAGATTGTATTGCTCATCAACTGGATATCATGATCCTTTCTGCTACAGAAGTTGATTGTAATTTCAATGTAAATTCCCTTACAGGCAGTGATGGCAGATTCATTGGCGCTTTAGGGGGAGCTCCTGATACTGGAGAGGGATCAAAAATCACCATGGTAGTTCTTCCCTCTTTCAGGGCTAGAATACCAAGTATAAGAGAGAAGGTTCATACGGTCTGTACAGAAGGGAAATATATTGATCTTATTGTAACAGAGCGTGGTTTTTCAGTGAATCCAAAGAATAAAGATCTTATGGAAATTCTTGAAAATCAGGGACTTCATTCAGTTCCCATTAAAAGCCTGATGAATAGGATATATGAGATAACGGGAGTTCCTCAATATCCTAAATTAACATCTCAGAAAATCGCTGTTGTAGAGGATCGTCACGGCAAGATTCTGGATACCATATTTAAGTCTGACTGCTTCTGA
- a CDS encoding M20/M25/M40 family metallo-hydrolase produces MKDTDYYMSELMEFIAIPSISADPACRKYLVEASSWLEKRLAGMGAQNVCSHDYCGIPMVTGDLFCGNPEAPTLLLYGHYDVQPSGPEDLWESPPFRPERRGENLYGRGATDMKGQILALFAALDNCLENHKSSWNYRFLFEGAEESDGSLLDGFIQENTAILECDLVLNVDAGMVGADFPSIVYGCRGITGGKLIISGPAHDLHCGEFGGVVLNPVHALCKVIAGLHDESGRVTLPGFYEDLNIIGEEERTLLAKLPMNEDFFRRETGVKHLWGELGFTPLERSVIRPILEVVDLQVSGMSSSISPEASALLYFRLVPDQLPAKIKTLLEKHLDATVPDAVNWRLESWIGCKGTVCDPFSPAAQGLKEALKSVWQTEPLLTRSGGSLPMAEYLQQRLNVEVLLTGFQLPEDNMHGPNEKLHIPTWEKGCLALQLFFQTPIII; encoded by the coding sequence ATGAAAGATACTGACTATTATATGAGCGAACTCATGGAGTTCATTGCGATTCCTTCCATTTCTGCTGATCCAGCCTGCCGTAAATATCTGGTTGAAGCATCTTCCTGGTTGGAAAAGCGTCTTGCCGGGATGGGTGCACAAAATGTGTGTTCCCATGATTATTGTGGAATTCCCATGGTAACGGGTGATCTGTTCTGCGGAAATCCGGAAGCACCGACTCTACTCCTTTACGGTCATTATGATGTCCAACCCTCGGGACCCGAAGATTTATGGGAGTCCCCTCCCTTCCGGCCGGAACGGCGTGGTGAAAACCTCTATGGCCGGGGGGCTACAGATATGAAGGGTCAAATTCTGGCTCTCTTTGCGGCTCTGGACAACTGCCTAGAAAACCACAAATCATCCTGGAATTACCGCTTCCTTTTCGAAGGAGCCGAAGAATCGGATGGCAGTCTTCTTGATGGATTCATCCAGGAGAATACCGCAATATTGGAATGTGATCTTGTTCTCAATGTCGATGCAGGGATGGTGGGAGCAGATTTTCCTTCTATCGTTTACGGCTGCCGGGGGATTACAGGAGGAAAACTGATTATTTCCGGCCCGGCCCATGATCTGCATTGTGGAGAATTCGGAGGTGTGGTTCTGAATCCTGTCCATGCCCTTTGTAAGGTGATCGCAGGTCTCCATGACGAATCTGGCAGAGTGACTCTACCCGGATTTTACGAAGACCTTAATATCATTGGTGAAGAAGAGCGGACTCTTTTAGCAAAACTTCCAATGAATGAAGATTTTTTCAGGAGAGAGACCGGTGTTAAACACCTTTGGGGTGAGCTGGGTTTTACACCATTGGAGCGAAGTGTTATACGACCCATATTAGAGGTTGTAGATCTGCAGGTTTCAGGGATGTCCAGCTCAATTTCACCCGAGGCTTCTGCCCTTCTCTACTTTCGTCTGGTTCCAGATCAACTTCCCGCTAAGATAAAAACACTATTGGAAAAACATCTGGATGCCACAGTTCCCGACGCTGTAAACTGGCGCCTTGAGAGTTGGATCGGGTGTAAAGGTACTGTTTGTGATCCTTTTTCCCCGGCAGCACAGGGACTGAAAGAGGCGTTAAAAAGCGTATGGCAAACAGAACCCCTGTTAACCCGTAGTGGTGGATCTCTCCCTATGGCAGAGTACCTGCAACAAAGGTTGAATGTAGAGGTTCTACTGACAGGATTCCAACTCCCTGAAGATAATATGCATGGTCCCAATGAGAAGCTGCATATTCCGACCTGGGAGAAAGGATGCCTGGCTTTACAACTCTTCTTTCAAACTCCAATAATTATCTAG